One genomic segment of Drosophila melanogaster chromosome 3L includes these proteins:
- the CG32413 gene encoding uncharacterized protein, whose amino-acid sequence MLGRIALFLTIIYVVFKAMFLRWVIEKPPFKFDDDEEHFNATLAKLLKPRSVGSKGHAEVQDFIETELKRLDFITLKNDFQQGVNITNLVGFWNMRAKFYLMLTCHYDSKKPENVTTDEFLAAAEGAVSCAILLNVAKTLRQFLIDRWSEKKSVGLAFIFFDGHNSLSSDPYDENELLGATHFIDEEFIPLRDMAVAVTLSYIGAPNQTFLSFFEVTNDLHNLIADIEQDLRKSGELDDCHVLFQKKTHYDKDLLDDHIVFDEQDVPVIHVSPHEFPNVLYTPADNVENLHYPTIRNMIKIIRCFVHDFYEKWQYFMKWRQAFAINYDFYDD is encoded by the exons ATGCTCGGAAGGATTGCGTTGTTCTTAACTATAATTTATGTGGTGTTTAAAGCAATGTTTTTGCGTTGGGTTATTGAAAAGCCCCCCTTTAAATTCGATGACGATGAGGAGCACTTTAATGCTACGTTAGCGAAACTACTAAAGCCTCGATCTGTGGGCAGCAAAGGGCATGCCGAGGTTCAAGATTTCATCGAGACGGAACTGAAGCGTTTGGATTTCATCACATTAAAGAATGACTTCCAACAAGGAGTCAATATTACCAATTTGGTAGGCTTTTGGAATATGAGGGCTAAGTTTTATCTGATGCTAACCTGTCACTACGACAGCAAAAAGCCAGAAAATGTGACCACCGATGAGTTCCTTGCAGCCGCAGAAGGCGCTGTATCGTGTGCCATTCTTCTTAACGTGGCCAAAACATTGAGACAATTTTTAATAGATAGGTGGTCTGAAAAAAAGTCCGTGGGACTGGCT TTTATCTTCTTCGACGGGCACAATTCCTTAAGCTCAGATCCTTATGACGAAAATGAACTTTTGGGCGCAACACACTTTATAGATGAAGAATTTATACCTTTGCGCGACATG GCTGTTGCAGTAACTCTCAGCTATATTGGCGCGCCAAATCAAACCTTTTTGAGCTTCTTTGAAGTTACCAATGATTTGCACAACCTGATTGCTGACATCGAACAGGATCTCAGAAAATCCGGAGAACTCGACGACTGTCATGTGTTATTCCAAAAGAAAACACATTACGACAAAGATCTGCTTGACGATCATATTGTATTCGACGAACAAG ATGTGCCAGTCATTCATGTGAGTCCACATGAATTTCCAAATGTTCTTTATACGCCAGCGGACAATGTCGAGAATCTACACTATCCTACCATTCGCAATATGATCAAAATTATTCGCTGTTTTGTGCATGATTTCTATGAAAAGTGGCAATACTTTATGAAATGGCGACAAGcttttgcaataaattatgatttttatgatgactaa
- the CG32409 gene encoding uncharacterized protein, translating into MDVVKEVLAKHQKELDKYKPITVEKHLECRLDVGSLLITDPNDFDDRELRDNKEEYLTALTRENTQLLVNAIWELPTERVDESIVAKLPEPTTVLPRLRKPPGPRPLTKWEKFAKEKGISKKKKDKKTYDETMDKWVPTYGFKRAEAEKAKDWVLEVPQNADPNTDMFQKKIDLRNEKVAKNEIQRMKNIVRAKKIDMPRSGYLGPEAASSSQLLTAVTVAKSSTASVGKFQNKLPKEKEARGLGIKELIPGGKRKQSHITQTPEKEANLDLIKSVLNKKPKLDVSKAVSMEKRDNRLAREAEAENEPGKKGGKKPKGKGSRKAVGKKSKGNRGQRAPGKKAQAGRKRR; encoded by the exons ATGGATGTTGTTAAAGAAGTTCTGGCCAAACACCAAAAGGAATTGGACAAATACAAGCCGATCACAGTAGAAAAGCATTTGGAATGCCGACTCGACGTTGGCAGCCTGCTGATCACAGATCCCAACGATTTCGATGACCGGGAATTGAG GGACAACAAAGAGGAGTACCTGACCGCACTGACACGGGAGAACACCCAACTTTTGGTCAATGCCATTTGGGAGTTGCCCACCGAACGGGTAGACGAGAGCATTGTGGCCAAGCTGCCGGAACCCACGACGGTACTGCCCCGCCTCCGTAAGCCGCCAGGTCCACGTCCGCTCACCAAATGGGAGAAGTTCGCCAAGGAGAAGGGTATcagcaagaagaagaaggacaaGAAGACCTACGATGAGACCATGGAT AAATGGGTGCCTACATATGGTTTTAAGCGTGCCGAGGCCGAGAAGGCCAAGGATTGGGTGCTGGAGGTGCCACAGAACGCCGATCCCAATACGGACATGTTCCAGAAGAAGATCGACCTGCGCAACGAGAAGGTGGCCAAGAATGAGATCCAGCGGATGAAGAACATTGTGCGCGCCAAGAAGATCGACATGCCACGCAGCGGTTACTTGGGACCCGAGGCTGCCTCATCCAGCCAGTTGTTAACGGCCGTCACTGTGGCCAAATCCTCCACAGCCTCAGTCGGCAAATTCCAAAACAAACTGCCCAAGGAGAAGGAGGCACGTGGTCTGGGCATTAAAGAGCTGATTCCCGGCGGCAAACGCAAGCAGTCGCATATCACACAAACGCCGGAGAAGGAGGCCAACCTGGATCTCATCAAGAGCGTGCTGAACAAGAAGCCCAAACTGGACGTGAGCAAGGCGGTATCGATGGAGAAGCGCGACAATCGCTTGGC ACGCGAAGCAGAGGCTGAGAATGAACCAGGCAAGAAGGGCGGCAAGAAGCCCAAGGGCAAGGGCAGTCGCAAGGCGGTGGGCAAGAAGTCCAAGGGCAATCGTGGTCAAAGGGCTCCGGGCAAGAAGGCGCAAGCCGGTCGCAAACGTCGCTAG
- the QC gene encoding glutaminyl cyclase: MAIGSVVFAAAGLLLLLLPPSHQQATAGNIGSQWRDDEVHFNRTLDSILVPRVVGSRGHQQVREYLVQSLNGLGFQTEVDEFKQRVPVFGELTFANVVGTINPQAQNFLALACHYDSKYFPNDPGFVGATDSAVPCAILLNTAKTLGAYLQKEFRNRSDVGLMLIFFDGEEAFKEWTDADSVYGSKHLAAKLASKRSGSQAQLAPRNIDRIEVLVLLDLIGARNPKFSSFYENTDGLHSSLVQIEKSLRTAGQLEGNNNMFLSRVSGGLVDDDHRPFLDENVPVLHLVATPFPDVWHTPRDNAANLHWPSIRNFNRVFRNFVYQYLKRHTSPVNLRFYRT; this comes from the exons ATGGCGATCGGTTCCGTAGTTTTTGCCGCCGCAGGcttgctgctcctcctcctcccgcCGTCGCATCAGCAAGCGACAGCGGGAAAC ATTGGATCCCAGTGGCGCGACGATGAGGTCCATTTCAACCGCACCCTGGACTCCATTTTGGTGCCACGCGTCGTTGGCAGTCGGGGACATCAGCAG GTGCGCGAGTACCTGGTCCAATCGCTGAACGGCCTTGGCTTCCAAACGGAAGTGGATGAGTTCAAGCAGAGAGTTCCAGTTTTCGGCGAACTCACGTTTGCCAACGTAGTGGGCACAATCAATCCCCAGGCTCAGAACTTTCTCGCTCTGGCCTGCCACTACGACAGCAAGTACTTCCCCAATGATCCCGGCTTTGTGGGCGCCACTGACTCCGCCGTGCCCTGTGCCATTCTGTTGAACACCGCCAAGACCTTGGGCGCGTATCTGCAGAAAGAGTTTCGCAATCGCAGCGATGTGGGACTTATG CTCATATTCTTCGATGGCGAGGAGGCCTTTAAGGAGTGGACCGATGCGGACTCTGTATACGGATCAAAGCATCTGGCCGCGAAGTTGGCTAGCAAACGCAGTGGTTCCCAGGCGCAACTAGCTCCACGCAATATAGATCGAATT GAAGTTCTGGTGCTGCTGGATCTAATTGGGGCGCGGAATCCCAAGTTCTCCAGTTTTTATGAAAACACCGACGGACTGCACTCCAGTCTCGTGCAGATTGAGAAATCTCTGCGCACTGCCGGCCAGCTGGAGGGCAATAACAATATGTTTTTAAGTCGTGTCAGCGGTGGTCTAGTCGACGATGATCATCGACCGTTTTTAGATGAGA ATGTTCCTGTGCTGCATTTGGTAGCCACTCCTTTCCCAGACGTCTGGCACACGCCTCGGGACAATGCCGCCAATCTGCACTGGCCTTCCATACGCAATTTCAACCGTGTTTTCCGTAATTTCGTTTATCAATACCTTAAGCGGCACACGTCACCAGTGAATTTGCGTTTTTACCGAACATAG
- the PolE2 gene encoding DNA polymerase epsilon subunit 2 has translation MDVDLLPLRKRITNTFKLCGFLIRSENSSYLAEQLLPFDAAERDKWLTVITENLQSQKLLTPHVERAALEKAINELNRVGLDEGETVFALIDAFTVPRFRYNQRIKKFELDTQPRQLLTAPRMKSDYMQQRYAMLLQKTLRHDLFAPAVIQDGVGAEAQAKKFKLQFAENLLATSAMKEAVVLGLLTQLKEGKFYVEDPTGCVQLDLTGARFHAGFFCEGCFVLAEGNYNNGVLKVDGLGFPPAEPANSSRAFFGTANTWGGESAKLLKYSAGLQELERTNTETTIVFLSDVRLDLPVVMEKLRQLFVGYDSCPPQAIVLMGPFTASTRNHHELRHHLDALGGLAAGCEQLKKQTDLILVPSSEDPTAPNILPRAPIPECLAAGLLKAWPRTQLATNPCRLQYCTQQIVVCRLDLMAKFCRNTLHFPEDTSQIEQHFARTIVCQGHLVPIHPIAMPVHWDYDPALWLYPLPDLIVMGDSCQSFSSSQHGCTVLNTGSFVKSKFAFKVYIPATRTIEDSEIPDELE, from the exons ATGGATGTGGATTTACTGCCGCTGAGAAAGCGAATAACAAACACCTTCAAGCTATGTGGATTCCTGATCCGCTCGGAGAACAGTTCCTACCTGGCGGAGCAGCTGCTACCCTTTGACGCAGCGGAACGGGACAAATGGCTGACGGTGATCACCGAGAATCTCCAAAGCCAAAAGCTTTTGACGCCTCATGTGGAGCGAGCCGCCCTGGAGAAGGCCATCAATGAACTTAACCGGGTGGGATTGGATGAAGGGGAGACGGTCTTTGCCCTGATCGATGCCTTTACGGTGCCCCGTTTTCGGTACAACCAGCGGATAAAGAAATTCGAACTGGACACTCAGCCGCGCCAGTTGCTGACCGCCCCGCGCATGAAATCGGACTACATGCAGCAACGATATGCCATGTTACTACAGAAAACTCTGCGACACGATCTCTTTGCCCCAGCCGTCATACAGGATGGCGTTGGGGCCGAGGCCCAGGCCAAGAAATTTAAGCTCCAGTTCGCGGAGAACCTGCTGGCCACGTCGGCGATGAAGGAGGCAGTTGTTTTGGGGCTACTTACCCAGCTTAAAGAGGGCAAGTTCTATGTCGAGGATCCCACGGGTTGCGTCCAGTTAGATCTCACTGGAGCCCGTTTCCATGCCGGCTTCTTCTGCGAGGGCTGCTTTGTTTTAGCCGAGGGCAACTATAACAACGGTGTGCTCAAGG TTGATGGCCTGGGCTTTCCACCTGCGGAACCGGCAAACAGCAGTCGAGCATTTTTCGGCACCGCCAACACTTGGGGCGGTGAATCTGCTAAGCTGCTGAAGTACTCAGCCGGACTACAGGAACTGGAGCGTACCAACACGGAAACAACCATTGTTTTCCTTTCCGACGTTCGGTTGGATCTGCCGGTTGTCATGGAGAAGCTGCGCCAGTTGTTCGTGGGCTATGATTCCTGTCCGCCGCAGGCTATAGTGCTCATGGGTCCCTTCACGGCCAGCACAAGGAATCATCATGAACTGAGGCATCACCTGGATGCATTGGGTGGCTTGGCAGCTGGCTGCGAGCAGCTGAAGAAGCAAACGGATCTGATACTCGTTCCCTCGTCCGAAGATCCCACGGCACCTAATATTCTGCCCCGTGCTCCAATTCCCGAATGCCTGGCAGCCGGGCTGCTAAAGGCCTGGCCACGCACCCAGTTGGCTACGAATCCGTGTCGCCTGCAGTACTGCACCCAGCAGATTGTGGTCTGCCGTCTGGATTTGATGGCCAAGTTTTGTCGCAACACCTTGCATTTTCCTGAAGACACGTCCCAGATCGAGCAGCATTTTGCCAGAACGATTGTGTGCCAGGGTCATTTGGTGCCCATTCATCCGATTGCCATGCCAGTGCACTGGGACTACGATCCTGCTCTGTGGTTGTATCCACTGCCGGATCTGATTGTCATGGGCGATTCGTGTCAGAGCTTTAGCAGCAGTCAACATGGCTGCACTGTTCTCAATACCGGCTCCTTTGTCAAGTCCAAGTTCGCATTCAAAGTGTATATACCAGCGACGCGAACGATTGAGGACTCGGAGATACCGGACGAATTGGAGTAG
- the CG5592 gene encoding uncharacterized protein, with the protein MPPRDCEKYENFLLFIGDFGPFQKRLLFWMMPAAFLFAFTYFGQIFMILLPKNHWCRVRELEGLPESEQKNRGIPKKQDGSFENCFMYNVPYDSNATNDANQTRSPIPCNNGWIYDRKEVPYESIATEYNWVCDKRDFGTYSVVVYFVGCIVGCLCFGFITDHSGRLPALFLANSCSMIGGCVSVVCKDFPCFAASRFVAGLSMNYCFVPIYILTLENVGIKYRTLVGNLALTFFFTLGACLLPWLAYVISNWRHYAMVVALPIVFMILTSLLAPESPSWLMSVGKVDRCIEVMKEAAKANGKIISEEVWSEMRECYELKFANEQLGKQYTSLDLFKTFPRLVVLTILIVTWMTVALAYDAHVRVVEILDTDIFITFSLSSLVEIPAGIVPMLLLDRIGRKPMMSAVMLLCAASSLFVGILKGHWNASTAAIAARFFATMAYNVGQQWASEILPTVLRGQGLAIINIMGQMGALLSPLVLSTHRYYRPLPMFIITLVSVIGALIILFLPETKGATMPQTLDEAEKRWTLRCRDRKINEDL; encoded by the exons ATGCCCCCCAGAGATTGTGAAAAGTATGAGAACTTCTTGCTGTTCATTGGGGACTTTGGCCCCTTTCAGAAGCGACTGCTGTTTTGGATGATGCCCGCCGCCTTTCTGTTCGCATTCACCTACTTTGGTCAGATATTTATGATACTGTTGCCAAAGAATCACTGGTGCAGAGTACGAGAACTAGAGGGACTGCCGGAAAGTGAACAAAAGAATCGGGGAATCCCCAAAAAGCAAGATGGCAGTTTCGAGAATTGTTTTATGTACAATGTGCCCTACGACTCAAATGCGACCAACGATGCGAATCAGACAAGGAGCCCGATACCTTGCAACAATGGTTGGATCTATGATCGCAAGGAGGTGCCCTACGAGTCCATCGCTACCGAGTACAATTGGGTGTGCGACAAAAGGGATTTCGGGACATATAGCGTCGTTGTCTACTTTGTGGGCTGTATTGTTGGTTGCCTCTGCTTTGGATTCATAACCGATCATTCCGGTCGCTTGCCTGCACTATTTCTGGCCAACTCCTGTTCCATGATCGGCGGTTGCGTAAGTGTGGTCTGCAAGGACTTTCCCTGCTTTGCTGCCAGCCGATTTGTGGCTGGACTGTCAATGAACTACTGCTTCGTTCCCATTTATATTCTAA CTTTGGAGAACGTTGGCATCAAGTATCGCACACTGGTGGGGAACTTAGCCCTCACATTCTTCTTCACCTTGGGCGCCTGCTTGCTTCCCTGGCTGGCCTATGTCATCAGTAATTGGAGGCACTATGCCATGGTCGTTGCCCTGCCAATTGTATTCATGATATTGACCAGCTTGCTGGCTCCAGAGTCACCAAG TTGGCTTATGTCGGTGGGTAAAGTGGACCGGTGTATTGAAGTCATGAAAGAAGCGGCCAAAGCCAATGGAAAAATCATTTCCGAAGAGGTTTGGTCCGAGATGCGGGAATGCTATGAACTTAAATTTGCCAACGAGCAATTGGGAAAGCAGTACACCAGTCTGGATCTCTTTAAGACATTTCCCAGGCTCGTCGTCTTAACGATTTTGATTGTCACATGGATGACTGTGGCCCTAGCATACGATGCCCATGTTCGCGTAGTCGAAATCCTGGACACAGATATATTTATAACCTTTTCCCTTTCCTCGCTCGTTGAAATTCCTGCTGGAATCGTACCAATGCTTTTGCTAGATCGAATTGGTCGCAAGCCCATGATGTCGGCTGTCATGCTATTGTGTGCAGCATCCAGTCTCTTCGTTGGTATTCTAAAAGGACATTGGAATGCATCAACGGCAGCGATTGCAGCCAGATTTTTCGCCACAATGGCCTACAATGTGGGTCAACAGTGGGCCTCTGAGATACTGCCAACCGTGCTGCGCGGTCAGGGACTGGCTATTATCAATATTATGGGTCAGATGGGTGCCCTACTCTCACCACTTGTACTCAGCACCCACCGCTACTATCGTCCCTTGCCCATGTTTATTATCACATTGGTGTCCGTGATAGGCGCTTTAATAATCTTGTTTCTGCCGGAGACCAAGGGAGCTACGATGCCACAAACGTTGGACGAGGCGGAAAAGCGCTGGACGTTACGTTGTAGAGATCGTAAAATAAACGAGGatctttaa
- the CG13287 gene encoding uncharacterized protein, isoform A, whose product MNLLMDSMPSHANPGQRRPTPPQHAELRISTSPQQSPQQNQTTNHNNNNETPTSPPGGKTTLKRAFDVAFLMMPDERIKQKQAEKQARLQEALHHHHHQQQQQQMSHYPTDLSPRGTSSQPPSPAALEYISLLEARQRYPQISIRSPRVYDDPSVVIPLVDSPEAPSTSSPPPPMRSAFTKVASSSLSTSSSSPSTTSRLESPVDAGAPPLSPDQLSCHSISPPLVTPPPRTNSGGQNPNPLPANPIVYHNFRPEYQFNGAFQAVNPMQALQAQQRLKQQLLYTRPPGPGNPNGGGPTMQANSPPGPPSEFLHAYPGFAPPPHPFAVSQPLQNPAAAAILSTLIPPTLASTFTLTAQNVCAKCNISFRMTSDLVYHMRSHHKSEVACDPNRRKREEKLRCPVCQETFRERHHLTRHMTAHQDKASDHQPQLEDSSSSAGDNEIINVVGGTPPGRRMGGMPK is encoded by the coding sequence ATGAATCTGCTCATGGATAGCATGCCGTCGCACGCGAATCCTGGCCAGCGTCGCCCAACGCCGCCTCAGCACGCCGAGCTTAGGATCTCCACATCACCGCAACAGTCACCGCAGCAAAATCAAACCACTAatcacaataacaacaatgaGACACCCACATCGCCACCGGGTGGAAAGACCACTCTTAAACGCGCCTTCGATGTGGCCTTCCTCATGATGCCCGATGAACGGATTAAGCAAAAGCAGGCCGAGAAGCAGGCTCGCCTTCAAGAGGCACTgcaccatcatcaccaccaacagcagcagcagcagatgagCCACTATCCCACAGATTTGTCTCCTCGAGGAACCTCCTCGCAACCACCTTCGCCGGCGGCACTGGAGTACATTAGTCTGTTGGAGGCACGCCAGCGGTATCCACAGATCAGCATCCGTTCGCCGCGGGTTTATGATGATCCCAGTGTGGTCATACCCCTGGTGGATTCTCCAGAGGCACCATCAACTTCTTCACCACCACCGCCCATGCGCAGCGCTTTTACCAAAGTAGCCTCCTCGTCGCTGTCCACTTCATCATCCTCACCATCGACCACTTCACGTTTGGAATCACCCGTGGATGCGGGAGCTCCGCCCTTGAGTCCCGATCAGCTAAGCTGTCACTCGATAAGTCCACCATTGGTGACACCTCCACCAAGAACCAATAGCGGTGGCCAGAATCCAAATCCCCTGCCAGCAAATCCCATAGTCTACCACAACTTCCGACCGGAGTATCAGTTCAACGGAGCCTTCCAGGCGGTGAATCCCATGCAGGCTCTGCAGGCACAGCAGCGCCTTAAGCAGCAGTTGTTGTACACCCGTCCACCAGGACCTGGAAATCCCAATGGAGGAGGACCTACTATGCAGGCAAACTCACCACCGGGTCCACCGTCGGAGTTCCTGCATGCCTATCCCGGATTTGCTCCGCCACCACATCCATTCGCGGTATCCCAACCTCTCCAGAATCCCGCTGCAGCAGCCATTCTCTCCACGTTGATTCCACCCACATTGGCATCCACTTTTACACTGACCGCTCAGAATGTGTGCGCCAAGTGCAACATAAGTTTCCGGATGACCAGTGATCTGGTGTATCACATGCGATCCCATCACAAAAGCGAAGTGGCCTGCGATCCAAATCGACGGAAGCGGGAGGAGAAACTCCGATGTCCCGTCTGCCAGGAGACTTTCAGGGAGCGACACCATCTAACGCGACACATGACCGCCCACCAGGACAAGGCCAGTGATCACCAGCCGCAGCTGGAGGACTCATCCTCATCTGCCGGTGACAACGAGATCATCAACGTGGTCGGCGGCACACCGCCAGGTCGCCGAATGGGTGGTATGCCCAAATGA
- the CG13287 gene encoding uncharacterized protein, isoform B: MNLLMDSMPSHANPGQRRPTPPQHAELRISTSPQQSPQQNQTTNHNNNNETPTSPPGGKTTLKRAFDVAFLMMPDERIKQKQAEKQARLQEALHHHHHQQQQQQMSHYPTDLSPRGTSSQPPSPAALEYISLLEARQRYPQISIRSPRVYDDPSVVIPLVDSPEAPSTSSPPPPMRSAFTKVASSSLSTSSSSPSTTSRLESPVDAGAPPLSPDQLSCHSISPPLVTPPPRTNSGGQNPNPLPANPIVYHNFRPEYQFNGAFQAVNPMQALQAQQRLKQQLLYTRPPGPGNPNGGGPTMQANSPPGPPSEFLHAYPGFAPPPHPFAVSQPLQNPAAAAILSTLIPPTLASTFTLTAQNVCAKCNISFRMTSDLVYHMRSHHKSEVACDPNRRKREEKLRCPVCQETFRERHHLTRHMTAHQDKASDHQPQLEDSSSSAGDNEIINVVGGTPPGRRMGGMPKXSKHFFGYF; encoded by the coding sequence ATGAATCTGCTCATGGATAGCATGCCGTCGCACGCGAATCCTGGCCAGCGTCGCCCAACGCCGCCTCAGCACGCCGAGCTTAGGATCTCCACATCACCGCAACAGTCACCGCAGCAAAATCAAACCACTAatcacaataacaacaatgaGACACCCACATCGCCACCGGGTGGAAAGACCACTCTTAAACGCGCCTTCGATGTGGCCTTCCTCATGATGCCCGATGAACGGATTAAGCAAAAGCAGGCCGAGAAGCAGGCTCGCCTTCAAGAGGCACTgcaccatcatcaccaccaacagcagcagcagcagatgagCCACTATCCCACAGATTTGTCTCCTCGAGGAACCTCCTCGCAACCACCTTCGCCGGCGGCACTGGAGTACATTAGTCTGTTGGAGGCACGCCAGCGGTATCCACAGATCAGCATCCGTTCGCCGCGGGTTTATGATGATCCCAGTGTGGTCATACCCCTGGTGGATTCTCCAGAGGCACCATCAACTTCTTCACCACCACCGCCCATGCGCAGCGCTTTTACCAAAGTAGCCTCCTCGTCGCTGTCCACTTCATCATCCTCACCATCGACCACTTCACGTTTGGAATCACCCGTGGATGCGGGAGCTCCGCCCTTGAGTCCCGATCAGCTAAGCTGTCACTCGATAAGTCCACCATTGGTGACACCTCCACCAAGAACCAATAGCGGTGGCCAGAATCCAAATCCCCTGCCAGCAAATCCCATAGTCTACCACAACTTCCGACCGGAGTATCAGTTCAACGGAGCCTTCCAGGCGGTGAATCCCATGCAGGCTCTGCAGGCACAGCAGCGCCTTAAGCAGCAGTTGTTGTACACCCGTCCACCAGGACCTGGAAATCCCAATGGAGGAGGACCTACTATGCAGGCAAACTCACCACCGGGTCCACCGTCGGAGTTCCTGCATGCCTATCCCGGATTTGCTCCGCCACCACATCCATTCGCGGTATCCCAACCTCTCCAGAATCCCGCTGCAGCAGCCATTCTCTCCACGTTGATTCCACCCACATTGGCATCCACTTTTACACTGACCGCTCAGAATGTGTGCGCCAAGTGCAACATAAGTTTCCGGATGACCAGTGATCTGGTGTATCACATGCGATCCCATCACAAAAGCGAAGTGGCCTGCGATCCAAATCGACGGAAGCGGGAGGAGAAACTCCGATGTCCCGTCTGCCAGGAGACTTTCAGGGAGCGACACCATCTAACGCGACACATGACCGCCCACCAGGACAAGGCCAGTGATCACCAGCCGCAGCTGGAGGACTCATCCTCATCTGCCGGTGACAACGAGATCATCAACGTGGTCGGCGGCACACCGCCAGGTCGCCGAATGGGTGGTATGCCCAAATGATCGAAGCATTTCTTCGGATATTTTTAA